In Stomoxys calcitrans chromosome 2, idStoCalc2.1, whole genome shotgun sequence, the following proteins share a genomic window:
- the LOC106084044 gene encoding dynein light chain Tctex-type, whose protein sequence is MDESREENQFIVDDVSKIIKEAIESTIGGNAYQHDKVNNWTGQVVENCLSMLTKEQKPYKYIVTSMIMQKNGAGLHTASSCYWNNDTDGSCTVRWENKTMYCIVSVFGLAV, encoded by the coding sequence ATGGATGAATCACGCGAAGAAAACCAATTCATTGTAGATGATGTAAGCAAAATCATCAAGGAAGCTATAGAGAGTACGATCGGGGGAAACGCCTACCAGCATGACAAGGTCAACAACTGGACGGGTCAGGTGGTGGAGAACTGTCTAAGCATGCTGACCAAGGAGCAGAAACCATACAAATACATAGTCACCTCAATGATAATGCAGAAAAATGGTGCCGGCCTGCACACGGCCAGTTCGTGTTACTGGAACAACGACACCGATGGCAGCTGTACAGTGCGTTGGGAAAACAAGACCATGTACTGTATAGTTTCAGTTTTTGGTTTGGCTGTTTAA
- the LOC106084043 gene encoding uncharacterized protein LOC106084043 isoform X1 — protein MKEKVEIEKVYTRKKNGVVPTLMKFQNGKLAAFTKENTEFTRLKCKEDANKFGALLMANGSLYQGLINNTEASELTDTYICVRNKRTNKMTIIPIDQVNLRNTIYGGLDQIKKSSLSDDVTKMTLLKKFGGRKASRFVNDQEKMRMDISVVQDSLTETVNESMLDADDGVDQVDNTKYFDSIRPPCNKDAEHVRDIYEISDVVPTELMNRMEEEAKTVYQTSLDQIPISSEYLKQTIASIQQSTASVENLQRLKLIIYMDSLLNLIKSRVRSLNKAELSQISEKVENNVRERFSDPNSSASGSRTAFSTEKALCHFIVLAFLINDKFEADASILSQELNAPRAKVIKYAHIVYGLPKSRTSILALKLPNKVPPLPTKFARRKKT, from the exons atgaaagaaaaagtgGAGATTGAAAAAGTTTACACACGTAAAAAAAATGGCGTTGTTCCGACATTAA tgaAGTTTCAGAATGGAAAATTGGCCGCGTTTACAAAGGAAAATACTGAATTTACACGTTTAAAATGTAAAGAAGATGCAAACAAGTTTGGTGCATTACTAATGGCTAACGGTAGTCTATATCAGGGACTTATAAACAATACCGAAGCGAGTGAGCTGACGGACACTTACATTTGTGTTAGAAACAAGCGAACTAACAAG ATGACTATCATCCCCATTGATCAGGTTAATTTGAGAAATACCATCTATGGAGGATTAGATCAAATTAAGAAGAGTTCTTTATCCGACGATGTTACAAAGATGACacttttgaagaaatttggTGGTAGAAAGGCTTCGCGCTTTGTCAATGATCAGGAAAAAATGCGCATGGATATATCTGTTGTTCAAGACAGTCTAACAGAGACGGTTAACGAATCAATGTTGGATGCAGATGATGGAGTAGACCAAGTAGATAATACCAAATACTTTGATAGCATACGTCCTCCTTGTAATAAAGACGCCGAACATGTAAGGGATATTTATGAAATATCAGATGTTGTGCCAACTGAACTAATGAATCGAATGGAAGAGGAAGCCAAAACTGTATATCAAACATCCTTGGACCAAATACC CATATCATCGGAGTATTTGAAACAAACCATAGCTTCTATACAACAATCAACAGCAAGCGTGGAAAACTTACAGCGGCTAAAGTTAATTATCTATATGGATAGTTTGCTGAATTTAATCAAATCACGTGTTAGATCACTTAACAAGGCTGAGCTTTCTCAGATTTCGGAAAAGGTGGAAAACAATGTGAGGGAAAGGTTTTCCGATCCCAATTCAAGTGCTAG TGGCTCCCGTACGGCTTTCTCTACCGAAAAGGCGTTGTGTCATTTTATTGTTTTGGCCTTTTTGATTAATGATAAGTTTGAAGCTGATGCCTCCATATTGTCTCAAGAACTGAATGCTCCTCGCGCCAAAGTCATTAAATATGCACACATTGTATATGGACTGCCCAAATCACGAACATCGATCTTAGCCCTAAAACTACCCAATAAAGTTCCTCCATTGCCAACAAAGTTTGCACGAAGAAAGAAGACCTAA
- the LOC106084043 gene encoding uncharacterized protein LOC106084043 isoform X2: protein MANGSLYQGLINNTEASELTDTYICVRNKRTNKMTIIPIDQVNLRNTIYGGLDQIKKSSLSDDVTKMTLLKKFGGRKASRFVNDQEKMRMDISVVQDSLTETVNESMLDADDGVDQVDNTKYFDSIRPPCNKDAEHVRDIYEISDVVPTELMNRMEEEAKTVYQTSLDQIPISSEYLKQTIASIQQSTASVENLQRLKLIIYMDSLLNLIKSRVRSLNKAELSQISEKVENNVRERFSDPNSSASGSRTAFSTEKALCHFIVLAFLINDKFEADASILSQELNAPRAKVIKYAHIVYGLPKSRTSILALKLPNKVPPLPTKFARRKKT from the exons ATGGCTAACGGTAGTCTATATCAGGGACTTATAAACAATACCGAAGCGAGTGAGCTGACGGACACTTACATTTGTGTTAGAAACAAGCGAACTAACAAG ATGACTATCATCCCCATTGATCAGGTTAATTTGAGAAATACCATCTATGGAGGATTAGATCAAATTAAGAAGAGTTCTTTATCCGACGATGTTACAAAGATGACacttttgaagaaatttggTGGTAGAAAGGCTTCGCGCTTTGTCAATGATCAGGAAAAAATGCGCATGGATATATCTGTTGTTCAAGACAGTCTAACAGAGACGGTTAACGAATCAATGTTGGATGCAGATGATGGAGTAGACCAAGTAGATAATACCAAATACTTTGATAGCATACGTCCTCCTTGTAATAAAGACGCCGAACATGTAAGGGATATTTATGAAATATCAGATGTTGTGCCAACTGAACTAATGAATCGAATGGAAGAGGAAGCCAAAACTGTATATCAAACATCCTTGGACCAAATACC CATATCATCGGAGTATTTGAAACAAACCATAGCTTCTATACAACAATCAACAGCAAGCGTGGAAAACTTACAGCGGCTAAAGTTAATTATCTATATGGATAGTTTGCTGAATTTAATCAAATCACGTGTTAGATCACTTAACAAGGCTGAGCTTTCTCAGATTTCGGAAAAGGTGGAAAACAATGTGAGGGAAAGGTTTTCCGATCCCAATTCAAGTGCTAG TGGCTCCCGTACGGCTTTCTCTACCGAAAAGGCGTTGTGTCATTTTATTGTTTTGGCCTTTTTGATTAATGATAAGTTTGAAGCTGATGCCTCCATATTGTCTCAAGAACTGAATGCTCCTCGCGCCAAAGTCATTAAATATGCACACATTGTATATGGACTGCCCAAATCACGAACATCGATCTTAGCCCTAAAACTACCCAATAAAGTTCCTCCATTGCCAACAAAGTTTGCACGAAGAAAGAAGACCTAA
- the LOC106084035 gene encoding uncharacterized protein LOC106084035: MHITVILLAIFASLPVALMQQTFENHQDEYDSPSPEWIKYQRERYDPKYNKVTSTVSATHNLECDENTQPKKKQTSRKNSERREQQMNEQEKVATDDASEQKQSKTDDSNELKYPSIQGFIAFINSLRHTWAKKSLFSIEDKIQFLYNLKDSLMRTIEKQFFTIWPDNDDDDHKYRSVRRKRGLLDESNIDFPPEAALMSINFLTFAVFLIKLVLQVVNIIKNKHVQYTAMDMGTETVTTG, encoded by the exons ATGCATATCACAGTCATACTGCTAGCAATCTTTGCAAGTTTGCCGGTGGCTTTAATGCAGCAAACATTCGAAAATCATCAAGATGAATATGACTCACCTAGCCCAGAATGGATAAAATATCAAAGGGAGAGATACGATCCCAAATACAACAAGGTCACATCAACAGTATCGGCCACACATAATTTAGAGTGCGATGAAAATACCCAACCTAAGAAAAAGCAGACTTCCAGAAAAAATAGTGAACGCCGTGAACAACAAATGAATGAACAAGAGAAAGTGGCAACGGACGACGCAAGTGAACAAAAGCAATCGAAAACTGATGATTCTAATGAGTTGAAATATCCCTCAATTCAGGGTTTCATAGCCTTCATAAATTCACTCCGGCATACATGGGCTAAGAAATCCTTATTTTCCATTGAAGATAAAATACAATTTCTATACAATCTCAAGGACTCTTTGATGAGAACTATAG agaAACAATTCTTTACCATATGGCCAgacaatgatgatgacgacCATAAATATCGATCGGTACGTCGTAAACGAGGCCTTTTAGATGAATCAAACATAGATTTTCCCCCTGAAGCCGCTTTGATGAGCATCAATTTTCTAACTTTTGCTGTTTTTCTAATAAAATTAGTATTA caAGTGGTCAACATTATCAAAAATAAACACGTTCAGTATACTGCTATGGACATGGGCACAGAAACTGTTACAACTGGCTAA